AGGTGTTCTCGAATTTGGGCAGGTTCTTTAATCTGATTCAGCTTGATTTCTGCTCGTAATTTATCAATAATATCTCCGCTGGCTTGTACTCCAACATCTGCCTGCAGCAGCATTTCTTCCAAGTTATCCATCAAATCTTCATCGATCTTTCCACTTAGTTTTACGATTTCAGCAAGTTTCCCCAGCAATCCCTGTTTGGTTTTGGAAAGTTTCAGCTGCAGATAATCAGAATCGGTCGGTTCGCCTGGAATTCTCTTTTCCTTATTTTTTATTGCAATATATATTAAAATAGCAATTAAAATCGCTGCTGCAATTCCTAAATAGATATATAAATTTTGCTCCATCAATTCCTCATTATAAAAAAAAGGCAGACATCTCTGCCTGCCTAAATTTATCTAATAATAAATATTATTTCTTTTCTTTGGCTGCTGCTTTTTCTTTGTTGAAATAAGCTGCTATACGAGCTTTTCGGCGCGAAGCTGTTCTTTTGTGAATAACACCTTTTTTCGCTGCTTTATCTAACTGAGCATACACTTCTGATAATAGTTTTTCTTTTTCGTCTAATGAAATATCGCTGTGCATTCTTCTAGATAAACTTTTGATGGTCATTTTTACATAATGATTTCGTGCTGAGCGCTTTTGCTCTTGCCTTAATCTTTTTTCGCAAGATTTATGATTAGGCATCAATTCCTCCGTATCTATAATTTTTTGAGACAAAGAAAGTTAAGGGCATTTTATGTCAAACTCTTTTTATTTTTTTTAGAAAAATATTATTTAACTTCTTACTGCATTTGATCATACTGATATTTGAAATCCTTTATACCCTGATATAATGCGTCCACTAGTTTGTTCTGATAAGATGAATCTTTTAGTTTTCTCTCTTCCTTTTTATTGGTAAGAAAACCCAACTCTAAAAGCACTGCCGGCATGAAAGCTCCCCGCAATACATAAAAATTCGCTTGTTTTACACCGCGATTTCTGGCTCCAGTAGCTGAAATCAGGTTGTTCTGCAGCTTCAACCCGAGTTGAAAACTCTCTTCCAAATGTTCACTTTGCGCCATATCTGCCAGTATAAAAGCCAGATCATCATATTTCTTTACTGCTTCTTCCCCGCCTTCATAATCATACACAACCTGGTTTTCCATTGCTTCCACAGCTCTGGCTTCATCCGTCTTGGCGGTAGAAAGATAAAACACCTCGATGCCACTTACTTCTGAGCTGCGATGCGCATTGCAATGAACCGAAATAAACAGATTTGCTGCTTGACTATTAGCAAATTGAGTTCTCTGTTGAAGAGAAACAAATTCATCTTTACTGCGAGTTAAAATAACATCAACATTCAGATTATCTCGCAACTTTTTCTGCAATTTTCTGGAAATTTCCAAAACGAGTGTTTTCTCATAATTCTTCTTGGAATTTCCGATCGCTCCCGGATCTTTTCCACCATGCCCCGGATCGATCACAATAGTTTTTAAGCGATTATCAGATGGATTAGCGGCAACTAATTTATCTCCAGTTTTCGATATATAATCATTTAAAATTTCAGGTAAAAGTTCCAACAAAAATCTTTGAGGAAGATAGTATTTTCCATCTTGCTGAATAAGTGGATATTTAAAATTATAGATCTCACCTTTGTATTGCAGATAAGCTGAATCTAATAGAATTATAAGTTGCTCATTATATAAATTCATGTGCAATCTGCTATCTAAAATATCTTCCTGAACTGTAGCTTTGAAAGTTTTATTCATTTCAAAAACATTGAAATATGGAACTCCATCAATATCTATTATCATAATGATCTCAGGAGATAAACCTGATCGATATTCCACGTCTACATCAGCAGCTAAATATATAGAAAAAATTATTGTCAAAATCAAAAAAACAAATTTATGAAAACTCAAAATTTACAACTCCTAAAAAATTTAAAATTAATCATGATCTAATTATAAGGAAATAGTTTGCGAAAGTAGCCCCAAACAGCCTTGGAAGACATCTTCCACTCTTTCTCATGCATATGATAATATAATCTGAAATTAAGACAGGATGCCAGAAGAAAAAGAAAAAAAGCTAATCCAAAAACAGCTCTAACTCCAACCACTTCCATAATCATCAAACCAAGAAATGGAGCAAAAATTCCCCGCAATCCAGTCAATGTTACATGAACGCTCTGATACATTGAGACATCTTCGTCCTGAGCAAAAAAGATTGAACTGATATTCCAGGAAATCACGATTCCCGACATGGCAATGCTGAAAAAAAAGAATGCCGTATAAACTATCAAATTAACAAATGAAGTGCCAATAAAGAAACTGGAAATTAATAGAAATAGCGGATATAAACTGAGAATAAGATATGTGAATGAAGTGAAGAGTGCTGGATTTCTTTTATCAAAAAACCGACCTGCCAATGGCGCTAAAAACAATATACCAATCTGTGATAAAATTCCTTTGGCCAGGAAAGTTTGGCTGTAATTCATTCTAAGATAATCTACTAAATATTTCGGGATGGCGGGAAGCAAAATCATAAATGCAATTCCATAAATGAAATAATTTCGCTGAAAAATTGCAAAATCATGATTTTTTTTCAGAACCTCCAAACTTCGTTGAATCGGTTTTACTATTACTTCTTTGATCGAGATAAAAGCTTTATCTTTATTGTGATTTTTTTTGATCTTGATGCGACTCATAAATATAGAATGAAGGAAGCCAAACACACCGACAACTGAGAAGAAATAACGGAAATACGTTTCATTCACATCCAGCATCTTTCCGGCAAAATAACTACTGAAAACCGCAACTAAAGTTACGATACTGGCACTGTAGCCAAACATGTTTCCGCGATTTTGTTTTGTTACATTATTCTGCAAAATGGAATTCTGAGCAGGACTTATAAAAGCATTGAAAGAAAATACCAGGATCAAAATTGCCAGATATTGATAATAATTTGTAACCCACAGCATCAATATCAATACAAGTCTTCCCACCAGTCCTGTGAGTATGAAATATTTGGCAATACTGCTGGAATGCTCCAGGATTTTTCCCCACCAAATTGAAAAGAGATTGGAAAGCGGCCATAACATAACCAGGACCGTAATCTGCCAATCCAGAGCTCCCAGGGCTTTTTTGGCAATGATGTCCTGCACTTGAAAGGAACTCATCACAAAACCATGACAGAAGCTTGCCAGCATCAGGTAGATAAAAGTTCTCTTTTCCAAACTATTCAATTTCATTTTCTTCTCATTATCACAGGATCTATCCTGCTTTTATATTTGGAAAGCAAAATCAACGAGCTTAAGAATTTTGTCTATCAAATAAATAGCTTCTCAACCGATTTTTTGGTTTTGAAAACTTTATGATTGCAGGCAATTTGCTTTTGTAAAAACTAAAACAACAAAATAAAATCAATAAATTATATTAATCTTTGTAAATAGAAAAAAATCTTGCTTTTATAATAACCTTGAAAATTGTTGTTTGCGAAAAAGTAGAAAAAAAATTAGAAAAATAAAAAGGGAGAAGAAATGGGCTTGAAAACTTTTCCAGGGGGTATTCACCCTCATGATTCCAAGCAATTTTCCAAACATGCTTCAATTGAAAAAATGCCAATTCCAAATAAAGTGGTAATTCCTCTTTCTCAGCATATTGGAGCTCCGGCCAAACCGATCGTAAAAGTTGGCGATGAAGTTCTGGCAGGACAGATTATTGCCGAAGCTGGTGGATTTGTTTCCATTCCGATGCATGCTTCTATTTCAGGTAAAATTACCAAAATCGGAAGATTCAATCATCCGACCGGAATTTTAGCAGACGGAATCGAGATAACCAGCGACGGTGAAGACAAATGGGTCGATTTTATCGAAGAGGAAGAATTCATGGCGGTAGCTGTGAAGGAGATGAAAGATCGCATTGCCAAAGCAGGAATCTGCGGAATGGGTGGAGCTGGTTTTCCCACTCATGTAAAACTTTCACCACCAGAAGATAAACCGATCGATACTGTGATTTTAAATGGTGTGGAATGTGAACCTTATCTTACTGCAGATTATCGCATTATGATGGAACAACCCAATGATATCATTGCCGGCCTTAAGATCGTGATGAAAATCCTGAATGCTAAACGCGGAATTATCGGCATCGAAGAAAACAAACCGGATACAATAAAACTTTTTAAAGAACTTCTAAAAAATGAATCTAAATTAAGCGTTGAAGGTTTGAAATTAAAATATCCTCAGGGTGCAGAAAAACAATTGATCTACGCTGCTACAAAAAGAGCCGTTCCCAATAAAGGCGGACTTCCCATGGATGTGAATGTGGTAGTTCAGAATGTGGGAACTGCAATCGCAATTTATGAAGCTGTAAAATATAAAAAACCTCTTGTGGAACGTGTTATCACAGTCAGTGGAAAAATCGTGAGAAAACCTAAGAATTTACGGGCAAGAATCGGAACTTTTTATGGAGATCTGCTGGAATTTTGCGGAGGAACAACATCCGATATCGGTAAAGTGATCTCTGGTGGGCCGATGATGGGATTTGCAATTCCAAGCTTGGAAACTCCCATGACAAAAGGCAGTTCAGGACTTCTCTTATTTGATAAAAAAGAAGCCAACAAAGAAAAAGAAGATGTTTGTTTGCGTTGTGCTCGTTGTGTAGACATCTGCCCCATGAACCTGGTTCCCAGCCTGATAGCAAATAACGTTCGCTATGACGATATTGATATGGCAGAAAAATATGGTGTGATGGATTGTATGAAGTGCGGCAGTTGTGCTTATGTATGTCCTTCCCATATTAAACTGATCCAATGGATCGATATTGGCAAACTGAAGATCAGCGAAAAACGAGCAAAAAATAAATGAAAAATGCATATTTATCAACCCCCTGTTTCCCACTTCTCAGCGGGAGAATGAGGAATTCGGATTCTTTTTCGTTTTCTGATTTCTGCCTTGTTAAAGGGAGATGTCTCGAGAGTTTTCGAGACAGAGGGGTTCGAAAGCAAAAAATAAATTAAAAATAATAAATTTGGAGGATTTATGAGCGAAGTTTATGCTGTTTCGGCAGCTCCTCATATAAAGCAAAAGATTTCTGTTTCCTCTGTGATGTGGCAGGTTGTTATCGCTTTAATTCCAGCTCTTCTGGCAGGAATTTTCTTCTTTGGAATTCAATCGCTTTTGCTTACACTTTATGCGGTGGTTGCTGCTGTTGTTACAGAAGCACTAATTCAGAGATTACGCAATGTTCCGATCTCGGTAAGTGACGGCAGTGCAGTTGTAACCGGTATTCTGGTTGCTTTCAACATCAACGTTGCTTCACCCTGGTGGCTGCCTGTTGCAGGATCGGTTTTTGCTATTGCAGTTGGAAAGCAGATATTTGGTGGACTTGGATTTAACATTTTCAATCCGGCACTTCTGGGAAGAGCATTTTTAGTAGCTTCCTGGCCGACTTTAACTACAGCCGGATGGACTAAAACCATGCCGCTTAATGGAATTTTTGAAAGTTCGATCAATGGTTTGAAAGCACTACCATCCAATATTCCTGATGTGATTACTTCTGCCACTCCTCTTGGTGTTGCAAAAGCTCTCAGAGACACAACACAAATAAGTCGAGACATGGCAGAAACTGTTATGAATAATTTGGCAAGTACTGATACTATTCAAAATATTTTCTGGGGAAACATCGGTGGTTGTATTGGAGAAATCTCGGCTGCAGCACTTCTTATCGGTGCGGCTTATCTGGCTTATAAACACATTATTGAATGGAGAATTCCAATCAGTTATATTGGAACTGTTTTTGTTTTAATTTACATTTTTGGCGGAATAAACGGATTATTCTCAGCCTCAATCATGTTGCCGATCTTCCACATTTTCTCCGGTGGATTGATTCTGGGAGCATTTTTTATGGCTACCGATATGGTTACTTCGCCAGTTACGAAAAGAGGACGCATAATCTTCGGTATCGGCTGCGGAGTTCTAACTGTTGTCATTCGTATGGTCGGTGGATATCCGGAAGGTGTATCCTATTCTATTCTGCTGATGAACATTGCTGTTCCACTCATCGACAGATACACTGGACCCAAGATCTTTGGGGAGGTGAAGAAATGAAATATTATATTAAATTAGGATTTGTTTTATTAATAATTACTGCCATTGCCAGCGGAATTCTGGCTTACATCAATAGTTTTACTGAACCAATTATTGCCGAAAATCAGCGCAAAGCAAAAGAAGAAGCCCGAAAAGAAGTATTACCTGATGCTGCTTCTTTTGAAGTTATCGGTTCTTTCAACAACGAAGATGTATTTGCCGGAAAAGATGATTCAGGAAATACTATCGGTTTTACATTTCTGGCGTCTCTTTACGGCTACAGCAGCGATGTTAAATCGATGATTGGCGTTAAAACCGATTTGATCGTGAATAAAATAAAAATAATTTCCCAAACTGAAACACCCGGTTTGGGTGCAAATTGTGAAAAACCTGAATTTCAAGCTCAATTTTCCGATAAAGGTTTAGATCAGATGAAAGTCGACAAAGATGGTGGCCCGATTGCCAGTATAACTGGAGCTACCATTACTACAAGAACTGTTGCGAATTCAATTAAAGACGGTCTTATAATGCTGGAAAAACTGGTGGCAGAAAAAATGCCTTCCGAAACTGAAACTAAGGAGGTAACAGAATGATCAAAGAATTTACCAAAGGATTTATAAAAGAAAATCCCGTCTTCGTGATGGCTCTTGGTTTGTGTCCAACGTTGGCTGTTTCTTCTTCTGTGATGAACGCAATTGGCATGGGATTGGCTGCCACATTTGTGCTGGTTTGTTCAAATATTATCATCTCGCTCATCAAGAATTTCATTCCAAATAAGATCCGCATTCCGGCTTACATCGTGGTTATAGCTTCTTTCGTTACGATCGTGGATATGGTGATGGAAGCTTATGTTCCTGCGCTGCACAAAAGTCTGGGATTGTTCATTCCGCTCATTGTGGTTAACTGCATTATTTTGGGAAGAGCGGAAGCTTTTGCCGGCAAAAACGGCGTTTTCAAATCGTTTTTGGATGGTTTGGGAATGGGACTCGGTTTCGCGCTTGCTCTTATTGTAATTGCCACGATCAGAGAGATTCTGGGTGCAGGACAATTTTTGGGAATGAATGTTCTTCCTGCCACTTATAAACCAATGCTGGTAGCAATTTTAGCTCCCGGTGCATTTATCGTTATGGGCCTTTTGATGGGTGCCATGAATTTGAAGAAAAAGAAATAAGGAGACATAAATGGAATTCGTAGGAAATATTTTCGCGATGGCAATCGCCGCCATCTTTGTTCAAAACTTTGTACTCATGCGTTTTCTGGGACTTTGTCCCTATATTGGTGTTTCCAAAAAAGTAGATTCCGCTTTTGGTATGGGAATGGCAGTTATTTTCGTGATGACAATGGCTTCCACATTTACCTGGCTCATTCAAAACTATCTGCTGGTTCCACTCAATCTGGAATTCCTGCAGACAATCGCTTTTATTTTAACGATTGCTTCTCTGGTGCAGCTGGTAGAAATGATCATCCAGAAAACAGCACCGGCACTTTATAAAGCGTTGGGAGTTTTCCTGCCGCTTATCACAACAAACTGTGCAGTTTTGGGAGTTGCGATCCTTAACATTAATGAAAATTACAATTTTATCGAAGCAATTTTAAATGGACTTTTTGCAGGTTTGGGATTTACTCTCGTTTTAGTTCTAATGGCTGGAATCAGGGAAAAACTGGAAAAAGCAGAACTTCCACAAGCGATGAAGGGAATGCCGATTGCAATGATCGTAGCCGGTTGTATGGCTCTGGCTTTCCTGGGATTTTCGGGATTGAAACTGTAAGGGGAAAAACATGATAATAATTTATGCAATAATAGTTTTAGGAGTGCTGGGACTGATCTACGGATTGGGTCTGGCTTTCGCGTCCAAGAAATTTCACGTTCAAGTTGATCCCAAAATAGATAAGATCAATGAAGTACTGCCGGGAGTGAATTGCGGAGCTTGTGGTCTTGCCGGTTGCGGTGGTTATGCAGAAGCAATTGTGAATGGCGGAGAACCAATAAATAAATGTGCGCCCGGTGGTGATGAAGTTGTTGCCAAAATTGCTGAGATTATGGGAATCGAAGCTTCTGCTGCCGATAAAAAAGTAGCTCTGATCCACTGCCAGAGTGGTGGATACAACAACACTTTCTTCCGTTATGATTACCAGGGAATAAAAACCTGTAAAGCAGCCGTTCTGGTTGCCAAAGGGCCAAATCTGTGTAACTACGGCTGTGTTTTTCAAAATGATTGTATTGCCGCTTGTATGTTCGATGCCATTCATCTGGATGAAAACGGAATGCGCATCATCGATAAAGAAAAATGCACCGGCTGTGGAGCTTGTGTAACTGCCTGTCCTCGCGATCTTATCGAACTGGTTCCTATCAAAAAACGCGTTCATGTTTTATGTTCATCGCATGATAAAGGTGCCGAAGCCAGGAAACGCTGCGGCAACAAAACAGCTTGTATCGGCTGCAGTCTCTGCGCAAAGAAATGCCCTAAAGATGCAATTACAATGCAGGATGATCTCGCTGTCATCGATTATGAAAAATGCATTAATTGCGGAATGTGTGCCGATGTCTGCCCGACTGGTGCAATTTTCGATCCTTTAAAAGAAGTTCGTGCCAAAAAGAAAGCAGAAGCAAAAGCCAAAGCAGAAGCTGCAAAGAAAAAATTGGCAGACAAGAAAACCGCAGATAAAAAAGAAGATAAATAAGAGGTTTTTATGAAAAGCTTTTTCGAAATCCTGAAGATCAAGCGACTACGCTTGAAAGGTCAAAAACTCTTGACCAAAGGAGATTTCGAGAAAGCTTTTCCTGTTTTTCAGAAAGCTGTCTTGCTGGATAATTCCTACGAAAATATTTACAATCTTGCTCTTTGCCAAACAGCTTTGGGAAAATACGAAGATGCAGAAGCTTATCTGGACAAGATAAATCAGGAGATTCCCGGCAATGAAATGATCCTGCTAACTTTGGCTGAAACAAAATTGATGCAGAAAAAATGGCAGGAATCGATCGATCATTTCCAGAAATTAACCGAAATAAATCCGCGTTCTGAATCTTATAAAAAGTATCTTGCACTTTCCAAGGATGAAGTGGAAAGAGAAAAATATGTAAGCAGTAAAATGCTGCTTTTCAAAGCAACTGAAGCACTCCAGCAAAAAAAAGATGAGGAAGCGCTAAAACTGCTGATAGAAGCGGATGAGACATATCCAGAAAATGCTAATATTCTGAATAATATCGGCAGCATTTACATGTTGATGAAAGACTATAAAAATGCTTACAAATATTTCTCGGAAGCTCTCAAGTACGATCGGAATAACCAAAGAATAAAAGAAAATATTCTGGCAGCTCGCAGAAAAATAAAGAAATAGCTTCATTTGATAAAACTTGATGATGAAAAATTCTATCATTGACAAAAGAATGAAATTTGCAGATTCTTGCCAAAGTAAATAAAAACAGGTATGTAAGGAAATATGAAGAGAGTTTTGCTGCTGTTAATTCTGATACTGATCACTGGTTCTTCTTTTGCCAATATTTTCATCGATATGTATCATAAAGATTATGGCGTTATCAACCGCAGCGTGCTTGTCTTCAGCTCAAAACCTGAATATAAGATCATTGAAAATGAAAACGATATTCAGCTGAATATTGTGAATTGCACCAAAGATATAAATATTCAGAATCAACAATTTCTTCAAAGTGCCGTTATCGAATCTTTCGATTATTATTCCACCGAAGATAAAGTAATGGTGATCATATCCATAAATTCACAAAATCAATTGGAAAAACAAACAAAATACAGTCTGGAAAAATATGAAATTGAAGATGAAGTTTACAAATTGATCCTGGATGTTTATGCTACCAAAACTCCCAAGACTTACCAGGAATACAACAGTTTCGCCTATTTCTTTGAAGCTACGGGAAAACCTGATACTGCAAGACCTTATCGGGAAATGGCAAACAAATTGAAAGAAGAGCTTCCTCCTGAAACTGTTATTCAACAGGATCAGCAGATAACTCAGCAGCAACAGCAACAACAATCTTCCAAGAATCGTCTGGTTCGTTCTATCCAGAATTTCCTGACTCCGGGAACGATAATCCTAATTATTATTGCAATCATTTTAATAGCTGCGATTACTTTCACATTAGCTTTTGTTCTGAAAAAGAAAACCGCTGGAGTTGTTAGTAATAAAAGTCTGCGTCTTACATCTGGTTTCGGCAGTGAAGAATTTCGGCGAAATCTGATCCAGCTTCTGGAAAAGAATTTCTGGGGTGCAGAAGAAATTGCATTGGAACTGGAAATGAGTACGAACGATGTTTATCGTTCTACTGCTCCCGAATTTGCCGAAGAACTGGAAAAAGAAGAATAAAATAATATAATTAACTGTCATTCTGAGTTAACTTTTAGCTTTACCTGCGACTGAGTCCGGCGAAGCTTTGCCAAGCCGGAACGATCTCGTGAGATTTCTCTCAACTTTATTTAAAGAGGAAGTTGGACTTCACGTCTCGTGGAGTCTGTATGTTTCTGAACTTCGTCTGGAAGTTTATATTTAATTGATCGAGGACGATCAAAATGAAACTTATAGTTCAATCGAGACGAATGAACTAACCTTTCGTGAAAACAATTGAGATTCTTCCCACCTGTGTCGGCGAAGCTTGGCAGACCTGGTGGAATTGGAAAAAACTAGCAGCAAAGCTGCATTCCACAGGGCTGGCAGAATGACGAAATTTTTTATATTTAATCAGCGTTTATTTGCATTCATCTGCGGTTAATTTAATAAAAGAAATTGACTCATTTCTTTCTATACAAATATTCGATTGAGATAAATTAATGAGGAGGGCACATGAAAAACTTTCGATTAGTTTTTGTTTTATTTTTTATTTTCAGTCTAAACCTGATCTGGAGTCAAAGCATCGCACGCTGGTATACTTCGATGGGAGATTTTGAAGTAACATTGCGCGAAGATCTGATGCCGATTACAACAAATAACTTTCTGGACCTAACCAATTCAAACTTCTATGATAACCTGATTTTTCACCGTGTTATTGCAGATTTCATGATCCAGGACGGCTGACCACTGGGAACAGGCTACGGAGGTCCGGGCTATACAATTCCAGATGAATGGAATCCACTGGTAAATTATAATGAACCTTATGTAATCGGAATGGCAAACACTGGCGCACCAAATTCTGCTGGATCACAATATTTCATAACAGTAGAGCCGACAACCTGGTTGAATGGCGATTATGCTGCTTTTGGTCACGTGACAATGGGAAGCGATATCGTGGAAGACATCAGTGAAGTTCCTACAGATGCAAACGATAAACCGTTAGTTGACGTTGAGATCGACAGTGTGCGAATTATGACAGCACAATTTTACGGGTTCAGTCCCGAAGAAGATTCGCTTTATGTGAATGCCGGCGATCCGCTGGTTTTCGGAATGCTTACAAATGAACCGGATGTAACTTTCAGTTGGTACGTGGACGATGAACTTCAAACCGAAACAGGTTTTCTTTTCAATGTTTCGCTTACTGTAAATGGTTGGCATGAAATCGTGGGAATCGGTACAAAAAATGGCTATGATTATGCAAAAACCTGGTGGGTTGAAATAACAGGAGGTTCTCATCTTGATGATATTCTAACGGCAAACAAAAATGTTCTTCTGCCAAATTCACCTAATCCATTCAATCCGGAAACGAATATTTCCTTCTATTTGAATGCTGCTGAAAAAGCCGTTTTGAAAATTTACAACGCAAGAGGAGAATTGGTGAAAATTCTGGTTAATTCTCAGCTTACAGCCGGTTTCCATTCCTATATTTGGAATGGAACAGACTCTTCCAACCAAAATGTTGCCAGCGGAATTTATTATTATCAACTTCGAGCAGGAAATCAAACACAAACCCGCAAAGCACTTTTATTGAAATAAAAAATTACTAAACTCCCGATTCATCTTTTTGTGGATCGGGAGTATTATTTTGGATTTATATGAAAATAGCAATTATAGGTTTTGGCGCAGCCGCAATTGGTTACATCGAAAGAATTAAAAATTCGCCACATGAGATCCATGTTTTTGAAAAAAGCAAAGACATCTACTCTTCCAGTATTTCCGGTATTCGAGCTGATGGGAAATTATTTGTTTCCCGCGAAATGGGTGGCAGCATCGAAGTGGATGAAGCTTTGCAGAATAAGCTAGTACAATTTTATCTGGATAAGACTGATAATAATCAATTTGAGCGGGGAAGTTCATTCTCTTCCAAAACGTTTTACAAACAATTTTACGAGAAGGGGTTTCAACCCATTCATTCCGAATTTTATCATTTGGGAACAGATCAACTCAAACAGGTTTTATACAAAATTTACGAAGATTTCAAGCTTCATAAAAATATTTTTTTTCATTTCAGCGAAAATATAACCGATATCGAACCGATAGCTGGAAAAATCATTATTAATGCAAAAGATACTTTCGATAGAGTGATAGTTGCAGTCGGCAGAAGCGGTCATAAATTGGTTAAGAGGATCATTTCCAAATTTCCAAAACTGATCACCGATAATACCAGGGTCGATCTTGGTGTGCGTTTCGAGCTTCCCGATCATATCGTGGAAGAGTTGAATAAAGAAATGTATGAATTCAAGGTGAAATACCGTAGCAAAACCGGTTATATGGTGCGCACTTTCTGCAACAATCCCAGCGGTTATGTTGTCACCGAAACTTATGAAGATTTCGTTACTGTGAACGGTCATTCCAAACTGCATGAAAAAAGCAAGAATACAAATTTCGCAATCCTGACGACCGTTCAACTAACAGAGCCTTTTAACGATCCCGTCGGATACGGATCGCATATTGCTCAATTGTCGAACATTCTGGCAGGCCAGAATAAAGTGATCTTGCAGACTTACGAAAATTTTGTGAATTCCAAGCGTACAAAACACCTTTATCGGGTTCTTCCCACTTTAGATAGTAATAGTTTTATTCTGGGAGATATCAACCTGGCTTTTCCGCGCCGTATTGCGGAAAGTA
The Candidatus Cloacimonadota bacterium genome window above contains:
- a CDS encoding Fe-S cluster domain-containing protein — protein: MIIIYAIIVLGVLGLIYGLGLAFASKKFHVQVDPKIDKINEVLPGVNCGACGLAGCGGYAEAIVNGGEPINKCAPGGDEVVAKIAEIMGIEASAADKKVALIHCQSGGYNNTFFRYDYQGIKTCKAAVLVAKGPNLCNYGCVFQNDCIAACMFDAIHLDENGMRIIDKEKCTGCGACVTACPRDLIELVPIKKRVHVLCSSHDKGAEARKRCGNKTACIGCSLCAKKCPKDAITMQDDLAVIDYEKCINCGMCADVCPTGAIFDPLKEVRAKKKAEAKAKAEAAKKKLADKKTADKKEDK
- a CDS encoding tetratricopeptide repeat protein, which codes for MKSFFEILKIKRLRLKGQKLLTKGDFEKAFPVFQKAVLLDNSYENIYNLALCQTALGKYEDAEAYLDKINQEIPGNEMILLTLAETKLMQKKWQESIDHFQKLTEINPRSESYKKYLALSKDEVEREKYVSSKMLLFKATEALQQKKDEEALKLLIEADETYPENANILNNIGSIYMLMKDYKNAYKYFSEALKYDRNNQRIKENILAARRKIKK
- a CDS encoding NAD(P)/FAD-dependent oxidoreductase, translated to MKIAIIGFGAAAIGYIERIKNSPHEIHVFEKSKDIYSSSISGIRADGKLFVSREMGGSIEVDEALQNKLVQFYLDKTDNNQFERGSSFSSKTFYKQFYEKGFQPIHSEFYHLGTDQLKQVLYKIYEDFKLHKNIFFHFSENITDIEPIAGKIIINAKDTFDRVIVAVGRSGHKLVKRIISKFPKLITDNTRVDLGVRFELPDHIVEELNKEMYEFKVKYRSKTGYMVRTFCNNPSGYVVTETYEDFVTVNGHSKLHEKSKNTNFAILTTVQLTEPFNDPVGYGSHIAQLSNILAGQNKVILQTYENFVNSKRTKHLYRVLPTLDSNSFILGDINLAFPRRIAESIIDFIDNLDKVVPGIANGDNLLYAPEIKFYSNLLDNNHFNNLKFIGDCSGGTRSIIYATAHGWQMAETTLDD